A portion of the Sulfuriferula sp. AH1 genome contains these proteins:
- the ylqF gene encoding ribosome biogenesis GTPase YlqF, giving the protein MAIQWYPGHMTSARKKAAETMALTDIVIEVLDARLPEASSNPMIEELRTFRQRPCLKILNKADLADPAVTKAWLAYYNSQKGVKAVALSCKKPSDVARIPAMCLKLAPHRGTTLKPLRMMIMGIPNVGKSTLMNALLKRRVAAVGDEPAVTKSQQKLDLNDHMTLVDTPGMMWPRIAHPSDGLMLAASHAIGRNAVIDEEVATFLAENLLANYPQLLVQRYGFPVENKDAVAVIEAIALRRGFRIKGGEADFEKAGLTLLQDYRSGALGRISLETPDSRQAMLAAGVDVATTLGTSDGGIDHLDQSPT; this is encoded by the coding sequence ATGGCAATCCAGTGGTACCCCGGACACATGACCTCGGCGCGCAAAAAAGCCGCCGAAACCATGGCATTAACCGACATCGTCATCGAGGTGCTGGACGCGCGCCTGCCCGAGGCCAGCAGCAATCCGATGATCGAGGAATTGCGCACGTTCCGTCAGCGCCCGTGTCTGAAAATCCTGAACAAGGCCGATCTGGCCGACCCGGCCGTGACCAAAGCCTGGCTGGCGTATTACAACAGCCAGAAGGGCGTCAAGGCGGTGGCGCTGTCGTGCAAGAAACCCAGCGACGTCGCCAGGATTCCTGCCATGTGTCTGAAGCTCGCCCCGCATCGCGGCACGACCCTGAAGCCGCTGCGCATGATGATCATGGGTATCCCCAACGTCGGCAAATCCACACTGATGAATGCGTTGCTGAAGCGCCGCGTGGCGGCGGTGGGCGATGAACCTGCCGTCACCAAAAGCCAGCAGAAACTTGATCTGAACGACCACATGACGCTGGTCGACACCCCCGGCATGATGTGGCCGCGCATTGCCCACCCCAGCGACGGCCTGATGCTGGCGGCCAGCCACGCCATCGGCCGCAATGCGGTGATCGACGAGGAAGTCGCGACTTTTCTGGCGGAGAACTTGCTGGCGAATTACCCGCAGCTGCTGGTGCAGCGCTATGGCTTCCCGGTCGAGAATAAGGATGCTGTAGCGGTAATTGAGGCGATCGCGCTGCGCCGCGGTTTCCGTATCAAGGGCGGAGAAGCCGATTTTGAAAAGGCCGGGCTGACGCTGCTGCAGGACTATCGCAGCGGCGCATTGGGCCGCATCAGTCTGGAAACCCCGGACAGCCGCCAGGCGATGCTGGCGGCGGGAGTTGATGTGGCCACGACATTAGGTACGAGCGACGGCGGGATTGACCACCTGGATCAATCACCAACCTAG
- a CDS encoding class I SAM-dependent DNA methyltransferase, translating to MAKELKAEPLEKQLWKAADKLRKNIDAAEYKHVVLGLIFLKYISDSFDEMFAKLQQGADDYAGADPEDKDEYKAENIFFVPPEARWSFLLVRAKQPDIGSVVDAAMDAIEKENPILKGVLPKVFARQNLDPASLGGLIDLVGNIALGDAKARSADVLGHVFEYFLGEFALAEGKQGGQFYTPRSIVELLVAMLEPYKGRVFDPCCGSGGMFVQSEKFVEEHQGRVNDISIYGQESNQTTWRLAKMNLAIRGIDASQVKWNNEGSFLNDAHKDLKADYIIANPPFNVSDWSGELLRKDGRWQYGAPPAGNANFAWLQHFIYHLAPAGRAGVVLAKGALTSKTSGEGEIRKALVADGNLIDCIVNLPAKLFLNTQIPAALWFMNRARANGHPRKGEILFIDVRNLGHLINRRTKELSHEDIQRITATYHAWRTGEAEYADEKGYCASVPLERVAELDYVLTPGRYVGLPDEEDDFNFAERFAALKVEFEAQLLEEAKLNKAIAENLAKVKL from the coding sequence ATGGCAAAAGAATTGAAAGCAGAGCCGCTGGAAAAGCAGCTCTGGAAAGCCGCAGACAAACTGCGCAAGAACATCGACGCCGCCGAATACAAGCACGTGGTGTTGGGGCTGATCTTCCTCAAATATATTTCTGATTCCTTCGATGAAATGTTCGCCAAGCTGCAACAGGGCGCAGATGACTATGCCGGGGCCGACCCGGAAGACAAGGACGAATACAAGGCCGAAAACATCTTCTTCGTACCGCCCGAAGCGCGCTGGTCATTTCTGCTGGTCAGGGCAAAACAGCCGGACATTGGCAGTGTTGTCGATGCGGCCATGGATGCCATCGAAAAAGAAAACCCCATCCTCAAGGGCGTGCTGCCCAAGGTGTTCGCGCGGCAAAACCTCGACCCCGCCAGTCTCGGCGGGCTGATCGACCTGGTGGGCAACATCGCGCTGGGCGATGCCAAGGCGCGCAGTGCCGACGTGCTGGGCCATGTGTTCGAATACTTCCTCGGTGAATTCGCGCTGGCCGAAGGCAAGCAGGGCGGGCAGTTCTACACGCCGCGCAGTATCGTCGAATTGCTGGTCGCCATGCTGGAGCCGTACAAGGGCCGCGTGTTCGACCCCTGCTGCGGCTCGGGCGGCATGTTCGTGCAATCGGAAAAGTTTGTCGAAGAACACCAGGGCCGTGTCAACGACATCTCCATCTACGGGCAGGAAAGCAACCAGACCACTTGGCGGCTGGCCAAGATGAACCTCGCCATACGCGGCATCGACGCCTCGCAAGTGAAGTGGAACAACGAAGGCTCCTTCCTCAACGACGCGCATAAAGACCTCAAGGCCGATTACATCATCGCCAACCCGCCGTTCAACGTCAGCGACTGGAGCGGCGAACTGCTGCGCAAAGATGGCCGCTGGCAATACGGCGCACCGCCTGCGGGCAACGCCAACTTCGCCTGGTTGCAGCACTTCATCTACCACCTCGCCCCCGCAGGCCGCGCAGGCGTGGTGCTCGCCAAAGGCGCGCTTACCAGCAAAACCAGTGGCGAAGGCGAAATTCGCAAGGCGCTCGTCGCGGATGGCAACCTCATCGACTGCATCGTCAACCTGCCCGCCAAGCTGTTCCTGAATACGCAGATACCGGCCGCGCTCTGGTTCATGAATCGCGCCAGAGCCAACGGCCACCCGCGCAAGGGCGAAATCCTTTTCATCGACGTGCGCAACCTCGGCCACCTCATCAACCGCCGCACCAAAGAGCTTTCGCATGAGGACATCCAGCGGATTACTGCCACGTACCATGCATGGCGTACAGGCGAAGCCGAATATGCAGACGAAAAAGGCTACTGTGCATCCGTGCCGCTGGAGCGTGTGGCAGAACTGGACTACGTGCTTACGCCGGGTCGCTATGTCGGCCTGCCGGACGAAGAGGACGACTTTAACTTTGCCGAACGTTTTGCTGCACTGAAGGTCGAATTCGAAGCGCAGTTGCTGGAAGAGGCGAAGCTGAACAAGGCGATTGCCGAGAATCTGGCGAAGGTGAAGTTATGA
- a CDS encoding restriction endonuclease subunit S encodes MSAWQETEFGKIPSHWDYLRIENTDLQIGDGNYSSKYPRASELLAEGIPFISSTDLSNGKISADNLRYISTEHHSRLLKGHIKQGDVLIVVRGNGVGQVGLVSEEYEDANLNAQMAYLGRSNKIDGAFLFYLLSKYYSDGVTETVVSGSAQPQITVSSLKQLSLIVPPVDEQKAIAAVLSSLDDKIDLLHRQNKTLEDMAEALFRQWFVEEAQEDWAEVAVGDYVELNRTSIDKKYPHQTIEYLDTGSLTEGKIESIQPFTLDEAPSRAKRLVQHNDVLISTVRPDQKHYGIIKNPVDNLVVSTGFCVLTCTKIDPHFIYLLLTNDEMTAYLHTLAEGSTSTYPSLKPSDIGAIVFQLPPDERLKEFSAIAHNFLEKIEKNHIQIRTLEKLRDTLLPKLMSGEVRVEING; translated from the coding sequence ATGAGCGCTTGGCAGGAAACTGAGTTTGGAAAAATACCTAGTCATTGGGATTATTTGCGAATTGAAAACACAGACCTGCAAATAGGTGATGGAAACTATTCATCAAAATATCCACGAGCGAGCGAGTTGCTTGCAGAAGGCATCCCTTTTATTTCATCAACTGATTTAAGCAATGGGAAAATATCAGCCGATAACCTCAGATACATATCAACTGAGCACCACAGCAGGCTGTTAAAAGGGCATATAAAGCAGGGTGACGTTTTAATCGTTGTAAGAGGTAATGGTGTCGGGCAGGTAGGTTTAGTAAGCGAAGAATATGAAGATGCGAACCTTAACGCTCAAATGGCTTATCTCGGACGTTCAAATAAAATAGATGGTGCATTCTTATTCTATTTATTATCGAAATATTACTCAGATGGTGTGACGGAAACAGTTGTCTCAGGCTCAGCCCAACCACAAATCACTGTTAGTAGCCTCAAACAATTAAGTTTAATAGTTCCGCCTGTCGATGAACAAAAAGCCATCGCCGCCGTCCTCAGTAGCCTCGACGACAAAATCGACCTGTTGCACCGCCAGAACAAAACCCTCGAAGACATGGCCGAAGCCCTGTTCCGCCAGTGGTTCGTGGAAGAGGCGCAGGAAGATTGGGCGGAAGTTGCCGTAGGTGATTATGTTGAGTTAAACCGAACAAGTATCGACAAAAAATATCCACATCAAACAATCGAATACTTGGATACGGGTTCACTCACAGAAGGCAAAATTGAAAGCATTCAGCCGTTCACCCTAGATGAGGCTCCAAGCAGAGCAAAGCGTCTCGTACAGCATAACGATGTTCTTATTTCAACCGTGCGGCCAGACCAAAAACATTATGGGATTATTAAAAATCCAGTTGATAATTTGGTGGTGTCCACAGGATTCTGTGTTTTAACGTGCACGAAAATTGACCCGCACTTTATCTATTTGCTATTAACCAATGATGAAATGACGGCGTATTTGCATACGCTTGCTGAAGGATCTACATCAACTTATCCATCCTTGAAGCCATCAGATATTGGTGCCATTGTTTTCCAATTGCCGCCAGATGAAAGGCTGAAAGAGTTTTCAGCTATTGCACACAATTTTTTGGAAAAAATCGAAAAGAATCATATTCAAATTCGCACCCTCGAAAAACTCCGTGACACCCTGCTGCCCAAGCTAATGAGCGGCGAGGTGCGGGTTGAAATAAATGGATAA
- a CDS encoding DUF2971 domain-containing protein: MADDYTKDILLHFTTLKSAALIVHEGILKPGTFSRSNDLYENLRRLHAQPFIMEGVSKENYCGHSKEKSSLIDGLGNVRFLSFCKAQAFFGNKCDGGTHWYVSNEKLAFQKMWGQYADKFGGVCLIFDKEKLTQAGENGCANFERNAANFGAFDVEYKQKTPEIRTLDQLRALSNFEELQRYFSIKHADWEDEQEFRFLFSSPSDEKYVPPISLHESLIGVLLGEKNAPNLREDAYESAELGFVNLLIDKIQADLQRDFANFSGLDAYHFPDGSAYPLQFKELKRDGMKAKLAEVAQEEE; the protein is encoded by the coding sequence ATGGCTGACGACTACACCAAGGATATATTGCTTCACTTCACCACACTGAAGTCGGCTGCGTTGATTGTTCATGAGGGTATCTTGAAGCCTGGGACGTTTAGCCGCAGTAATGATTTATACGAGAATTTGCGGCGATTGCATGCCCAGCCTTTTATTATGGAGGGAGTGTCGAAGGAAAATTATTGCGGCCACTCGAAGGAGAAGTCGTCACTGATCGATGGGCTTGGGAATGTTCGCTTCTTATCTTTCTGCAAGGCACAAGCATTTTTTGGTAATAAGTGCGATGGGGGTACTCATTGGTATGTCAGTAACGAGAAGTTGGCATTTCAAAAAATGTGGGGGCAGTACGCAGACAAATTTGGCGGTGTCTGTTTGATCTTTGATAAAGAAAAACTCACACAAGCCGGCGAGAATGGGTGCGCTAATTTTGAACGAAATGCAGCGAATTTTGGTGCGTTTGATGTTGAGTATAAGCAGAAAACGCCTGAAATTAGAACACTCGATCAATTAAGGGCGCTCTCAAATTTTGAAGAATTGCAAAGGTATTTCTCAATCAAACACGCTGACTGGGAGGACGAGCAGGAGTTTCGATTCTTGTTTAGCTCTCCTTCCGATGAAAAATACGTTCCGCCGATTTCTCTTCATGAGAGCTTGATTGGTGTATTGCTGGGCGAAAAGAATGCCCCCAATTTAAGGGAAGATGCCTATGAGTCCGCTGAGCTTGGTTTTGTGAATCTGCTGATTGATAAAATTCAGGCAGATTTACAAAGAGATTTTGCCAATTTCTCTGGACTTGACGCGTATCATTTCCCGGATGGCAGCGCCTACCCTTTGCAATTTAAAGAGTTGAAAAGAGATGGCATGAAAGCCAAGTTGGCTGAGGTTGCACAAGAAGAGGAATAA
- a CDS encoding Fic family protein, producing the protein MSIQLEQYQSGRYEKGYEYRYFLPSDINDEWVWQAPQVNLLLEKAAVRLGELNSFARLVPNIDLFIQLHVTKEAVVSSRIEGTQTNMQEAVLSEAEILPEHRNDWREVQNYIRALNSAIDELKTLPLSSRLLKQTHAILLQGVRGEHKLPGEFRSSQNWIGGHSLADATFIPPHHQHVNDLMSDLEHFLHNSDIHVPTLVRIAIAHYQFETIHPFLDGNGRIGRLLIPLFLVSEGVLDKPLLYLSSYFEKNKGLYYDNLMVVRDKSDMLQWLKYFLVGIEQTAALAVNTLSSIIALKANLEKDLQLKFGRRAASAQRLLTALFMHPATSVEDVQRICGTSYKAANDLVALMCQHGILREITGQSRNRMFIFAEYLTIFND; encoded by the coding sequence ATGTCGATACAACTTGAACAATATCAATCCGGTCGGTATGAAAAAGGTTATGAATACCGTTATTTTTTGCCATCCGATATCAATGACGAGTGGGTATGGCAAGCGCCGCAGGTAAATCTGTTACTGGAGAAAGCAGCTGTCAGGTTGGGTGAGCTTAACTCGTTTGCCCGGCTGGTTCCGAATATAGATTTGTTCATACAGTTGCATGTGACAAAAGAAGCAGTAGTTTCAAGTCGTATTGAAGGTACGCAAACCAATATGCAGGAGGCGGTGTTGTCTGAGGCTGAAATTCTGCCCGAGCATCGCAATGATTGGCGCGAGGTCCAAAATTATATTCGCGCTCTGAATTCGGCTATTGATGAGTTGAAGACACTGCCTTTGTCTTCCAGGCTTTTGAAACAAACGCACGCTATTTTGCTGCAAGGCGTACGCGGCGAGCATAAGTTGCCGGGTGAGTTTCGCTCCAGTCAGAATTGGATAGGCGGACACAGTCTGGCAGACGCGACCTTTATTCCGCCACATCATCAGCATGTTAATGATTTGATGAGTGATCTTGAGCATTTTTTGCACAATAGCGATATTCACGTTCCAACATTGGTTAGAATTGCGATTGCCCATTATCAATTTGAAACCATACACCCGTTTCTGGATGGTAATGGCCGTATCGGTCGCTTGCTGATCCCGCTGTTTTTGGTGAGTGAGGGGGTGCTGGATAAACCTCTGCTGTATCTTTCCAGTTATTTCGAGAAGAACAAGGGGCTGTATTACGACAATTTGATGGTGGTACGCGATAAAAGTGATATGTTGCAATGGCTTAAGTATTTTTTGGTCGGAATCGAGCAAACGGCTGCTTTGGCGGTGAACACCTTATCCAGCATCATTGCATTGAAAGCAAATCTTGAGAAGGATTTGCAGCTGAAATTCGGGCGCAGGGCTGCGAGTGCACAACGCTTGCTTACTGCGCTGTTCATGCACCCGGCAACCAGCGTTGAAGATGTCCAAAGAATATGCGGTACCAGCTATAAGGCGGCGAATGATCTTGTTGCCTTGATGTGTCAGCATGGGATTTTGCGTGAAATCACAGGGCAGTCCCGGAATCGGATGTTTATTTTTGCCGAGTATTTGACAATTTTTAACGACTGA
- a CDS encoding ATP-binding protein — MKGHYMDVAAKLDALLGLPAENEVVEFKEAKNGYDFTKLGKYFSALSNEANLKRQSAAWLVFGVKDNRQVVGSNFRLSRKDLDSLKEEVANKTTNRITFIEIHEVQSADGRVVLFEIPAAPKGLPIAFDGHYYGRDGEALSPLNLEEIERIRAQVGTEDWSAVVVPEAGLDDLDEEALTVARRNFKSKFPDKAVEVDGWNDATLLNKVKLTIKGKITRAALLLLGKEEAEHFLQPAEAKVRWLLKDHQGNDRDYALFGMPMLLAVDKVYAKIRNLKYRYIREGTLFPEEIDQYEPYAIREALNNCIAHQDYTMAGRINVIEHEESLTFTNLGSFVPGDVRRVVDRGCAGGALPQPFPGDGHV, encoded by the coding sequence ATGAAAGGTCATTATATGGATGTTGCGGCGAAACTTGATGCGCTGCTTGGGTTGCCTGCCGAGAACGAGGTGGTGGAGTTCAAGGAGGCGAAGAATGGGTACGATTTCACAAAGCTGGGCAAATATTTTTCCGCATTGAGCAATGAGGCCAATTTGAAACGTCAGTCGGCGGCTTGGCTGGTGTTCGGCGTGAAGGACAACAGGCAGGTGGTTGGTTCAAATTTTCGCTTGTCGCGAAAGGATTTGGACAGTCTGAAAGAAGAAGTCGCCAACAAGACCACCAACCGAATCACCTTTATTGAGATTCACGAAGTGCAGTCCGCCGATGGGCGGGTAGTGCTGTTCGAGATACCCGCTGCGCCCAAGGGCTTGCCCATCGCTTTTGACGGGCATTATTACGGGCGCGATGGCGAGGCGCTGTCGCCTTTGAATCTGGAAGAGATCGAGCGGATTCGTGCGCAGGTGGGTACTGAGGACTGGAGTGCAGTGGTTGTGCCGGAGGCTGGGCTGGATGATCTGGATGAAGAGGCTTTGACCGTGGCACGGCGCAATTTCAAAAGCAAGTTCCCGGACAAGGCCGTCGAGGTGGATGGTTGGAATGATGCGACATTACTGAATAAGGTCAAGCTGACCATCAAGGGGAAAATCACCCGCGCGGCTTTGTTGTTGCTGGGCAAGGAAGAAGCCGAGCATTTTTTGCAACCTGCGGAGGCCAAGGTGCGTTGGTTGCTGAAAGACCATCAAGGCAACGACCGCGACTATGCGTTGTTCGGCATGCCGATGCTGCTTGCGGTGGACAAGGTGTACGCCAAGATTCGCAACCTGAAATACCGCTACATCCGCGAGGGCACGCTGTTCCCGGAAGAGATAGACCAATACGAGCCGTATGCTATCCGTGAGGCGCTGAACAACTGCATCGCGCATCAGGATTACACCATGGCCGGTCGCATCAACGTGATCGAACATGAAGAGAGCCTGACCTTCACTAACTTGGGCAGCTTCGTGCCCGGCGACGTGCGCCGGGTGGTGGATAGAGGATGCGCCGGAGGAGCATTACCGCAACCGTTTCCTGGCGACGGCCATGTTTAA
- a CDS encoding NAD(P)/FAD-dependent oxidoreductase has product MLRITEIKLPLDHPPADLPAAIYKRLNITPDALVSYSVFRRGQDARKRPHILFVYTVDVEVKNEKAVLAKVKHDKHISMAPDTAYHFVTAAPTNLSKRPVVIGLGPAGIFAGLVLAQMGFRPIILERGKAVRERTQDTWGLWRKRKLDPESNVQFGEGGAGTFSDGKLYSQIKDPKHYGRKVIDEFIKAGAPPEIAYVSKPHIGTFRLVGMVEKIRATIESLGGEIRFQSRVVDITREHDAITGVTLANGEHLASNHVVLAVGHSARDTFEMLYERGVYIEAKPFSIGFRIEHPQHLIDQCRFGETAGHPELGAADYKLVHHASNGRAVYSFCMCPGGTVVAATSEVGRVVTNGMSQYSRNERNANSGMVVNVNPEDFPGGPLAGIAFQRQWESRAFELGGGNYNAPAQLVGDFLVQRPSTQLGSVLPSYTPGVTLGDLSTALPEYVITAMREALPEFDKQIKGFAMHDAVLTGVETRTSSPIRIKRGDDYQSLNTRGLYPTGEGAGYAGGILSAAIDGIKVAEALALDLVK; this is encoded by the coding sequence ATGCTGCGTATTACCGAAATCAAGCTGCCGCTGGATCATCCTCCGGCCGATCTGCCTGCTGCCATTTATAAACGCCTGAATATCACGCCGGATGCGCTGGTCAGTTACAGCGTGTTCCGTCGCGGTCAGGATGCGCGCAAGCGTCCGCATATCCTGTTTGTGTATACCGTTGATGTGGAAGTGAAAAATGAAAAGGCGGTGCTGGCGAAAGTAAAGCACGACAAGCACATCAGCATGGCGCCGGATACGGCATATCACTTTGTTACCGCAGCACCCACTAATTTAAGCAAACGGCCGGTCGTGATCGGGCTGGGGCCTGCCGGCATCTTTGCCGGACTGGTGCTGGCGCAGATGGGCTTCCGCCCGATCATTCTGGAACGCGGCAAGGCGGTGCGCGAACGCACGCAGGACACCTGGGGGCTGTGGCGCAAGCGCAAGCTCGATCCGGAATCCAACGTGCAGTTCGGCGAGGGCGGTGCGGGCACCTTTTCCGATGGTAAGTTGTACAGTCAGATCAAGGACCCCAAGCACTACGGGCGCAAGGTCATAGACGAATTCATCAAGGCCGGTGCGCCGCCGGAAATCGCCTATGTCAGCAAACCGCATATTGGCACCTTCCGGCTGGTGGGCATGGTGGAGAAAATCCGCGCCACCATCGAGTCACTGGGTGGCGAGATCCGCTTTCAGAGCCGGGTGGTGGATATCACTCGCGAACACGATGCTATCACCGGGGTCACGCTGGCGAATGGCGAACATCTGGCCAGCAACCATGTGGTGCTGGCCGTCGGTCACAGCGCGCGCGATACTTTCGAGATGCTGTATGAACGCGGCGTGTATATCGAAGCCAAGCCGTTCTCGATCGGTTTTCGTATCGAGCATCCGCAGCATCTGATCGACCAGTGCCGTTTCGGCGAAACTGCCGGGCATCCCGAACTGGGTGCAGCGGATTACAAACTGGTGCACCATGCCAGCAACGGCCGCGCGGTGTACAGCTTTTGCATGTGTCCGGGCGGCACGGTGGTGGCGGCCACATCTGAAGTCGGCCGTGTCGTTACCAACGGTATGAGCCAGTATTCGCGTAACGAACGCAATGCCAACAGCGGCATGGTGGTGAATGTGAATCCGGAAGATTTCCCCGGCGGTCCGCTGGCCGGGATCGCATTCCAGCGCCAGTGGGAGTCGCGCGCATTTGAACTCGGCGGCGGCAATTACAATGCGCCGGCGCAGCTGGTGGGTGATTTCCTGGTGCAGCGGCCGTCAACGCAACTGGGTTCAGTGCTGCCGTCGTATACGCCGGGGGTGACGCTGGGCGATTTGTCCACGGCACTGCCGGAATACGTGATCACCGCAATGCGCGAGGCGTTGCCCGAGTTCGACAAGCAGATCAAGGGTTTTGCCATGCATGACGCGGTGCTGACCGGGGTGGAAACCCGTACCTCGTCGCCGATCCGCATCAAGCGTGGTGACGATTATCAGAGCCTGAATACCCGCGGCCTGTATCCCACCGGCGAAGGTGCCGGGTACGCTGGCGGTATCCTGTCAGCCGCCATCGACGGCATCAAGGTTGCAGAGGCACTGGCGCTGGATCTGGTGAAGTAA
- a CDS encoding M48 family metallopeptidase, with protein MSTVTELRYLQHYPAALQEQVRQLIAQDKLAGYLAQKYPEQHAVQTDKALYQYALELKQRYLRNAPSPDKTHYDSKLDVVHHALGLNTAISRVQGSKLKAKKEIRIAALFKTAPADFLRMIVVHELAHLKERNHDKNFYQLCVHMEPDYPQLEFDLRVYLTHLNL; from the coding sequence GTGTCGACCGTTACCGAACTCAGGTACCTGCAGCATTATCCCGCTGCATTGCAGGAGCAGGTACGGCAGCTGATCGCGCAGGACAAGCTGGCAGGGTATCTGGCGCAGAAGTATCCGGAACAGCATGCAGTGCAGACCGACAAGGCGCTGTACCAGTATGCGCTGGAATTGAAGCAGCGCTATCTGCGCAACGCGCCGTCACCGGACAAGACGCACTACGACAGCAAGCTCGACGTGGTGCATCATGCGCTCGGCTTGAATACCGCGATCTCGCGGGTGCAGGGCAGTAAGCTCAAAGCCAAGAAGGAAATCCGCATCGCCGCGCTGTTCAAAACCGCACCGGCGGATTTTTTGCGCATGATCGTGGTGCATGAGCTGGCGCACCTGAAAGAACGCAACCACGACAAGAATTTTTACCAGCTGTGCGTGCACATGGAGCCGGACTATCCTCAGCTGGAGTTCGACTTGCGCGTGTATCTGACCCACCTCAATCTTTAA